One Abditibacteriota bacterium genomic window carries:
- a CDS encoding metallophosphoesterase: MIKLLTIFVLTLCAAEALYAISPLAGTSHAIYAVGNNAPSAPFSFVQLSDVHIGWMAATKEVELSDPRATDNSYFKKAIDMVHRLGVDFVFFSGDMVSFPTHQPVLDAWNDAIRELRVPYCFAEGNHDTDLDPQSLARYRKDWGMDYYRFVYNNTLFITFNSNPTQPQRNEPGYERFQRIWLSNQLKQGKKGGYDHIFVLTHIPIVRNALDEKYDRYNFPPELRKPYMDMIEDAGADYVLAGHYHVKSEFYHGGTCYAVCPSIRDPRFGERVGFRVFRVYPDRIETEMVYMDEADKIKPVKL, translated from the coding sequence ATGATTAAACTCCTGACGATATTTGTATTGACTTTGTGCGCCGCAGAAGCGCTGTATGCCATCAGCCCTCTGGCAGGGACCAGCCACGCCATATATGCGGTGGGGAACAATGCGCCTTCGGCGCCCTTTTCCTTTGTCCAGCTGTCCGACGTTCACATAGGCTGGATGGCGGCCACCAAAGAGGTGGAGCTGTCGGACCCCAGGGCCACGGACAACAGCTATTTCAAAAAGGCCATCGACATGGTGCACAGGCTGGGCGTGGACTTTGTGTTCTTCAGCGGAGATATGGTGAGCTTTCCCACCCATCAGCCGGTGCTGGACGCCTGGAACGACGCCATACGGGAGCTCAGGGTGCCCTACTGCTTTGCCGAGGGCAATCACGACACGGATCTCGACCCGCAGTCCCTGGCCCGCTACAGAAAGGACTGGGGGATGGACTACTACAGATTTGTGTACAACAACACCCTGTTCATCACCTTCAACTCCAATCCCACCCAGCCCCAGAGAAACGAGCCCGGCTACGAACGCTTTCAGCGCATCTGGCTCTCCAACCAGCTGAAGCAGGGCAAAAAGGGAGGCTATGACCACATATTTGTCCTCACCCATATCCCCATAGTGCGGAATGCTTTGGACGAAAAATATGACCGCTACAACTTCCCGCCGGAGCTCAGAAAGCCCTATATGGACATGATAGAGGACGCCGGAGCGGACTACGTTCTCGCGGGGCATTATCACGTAAAGAGCGAATTCTATCACGGCGGCACCTGCTACGCCGTGTGTCCCAGCATCAGAGATCCCCGGTTCGGGGAAAGAGTGGGCTTCAGGGTGTTCAGGGTGTATCCGGACAGGATCGAAACAGAAATGGTATATATGGACGAGGCTGACAAGATAAAGCCCGTCAAACTTTGA